The Bradyrhizobium sp. LLZ17 genomic sequence ATCTGCAGCGTCGTGGCGCCGTCCATGACCGCGGCCTCGTCGAGCTCGACCGGCAGCTTGTCGGAGGCCTGCTTCAGCACCCAGATCGCGTAGGGCGATGCGATCGTCACCATGGCGAGGATCAGCGCCCAGTGGTTGTTGAGCAAGCCGTAATTGCCCATGGTGCGGTACATCGGCACGGCGAGGAACGCCGCGGGGATGAAATAGGTGAACAGCGCCAGGTTCATCACGATGCGCCCGCCGGGCACGCGCAGCCGCGAGATCGAGAACGCCGCAGCGGTGGCGATCAACAATGTCAGCGCGCCGACGGCGGCCGCGATCACCAGCGAATTCCAGAACTGCACGTAGAAGTCGCGCAGGAAGTAGTGCTGCTGCTTGAATACGATTTCGAAATTATGCAGCGTCGGATGGTCCGGCCACAGCTTGCCCGAGAACGCGTCCTCCTTGGGCGAGATCGCGAACAGGAACATGTGGTAGATCGGGATCATCGTCCAGATGAAGACGGGAATGCCGATCAGCAGCAACCGCGCTTCGGTCGCGACTTCACGCAAGGTAGGGAGCTTCATCGCGACAACCGTTTCATCATGAAGTACATCAGCGGCAGGACGAACGGTATCGCGCAGACGATGGAGGCCATCGCGAGCGAGAGCTCGTCGAGCCGGAGATAGCGGATGCCGAGGGTCGAGAGCACGTGGGTGAGGTCGGCCGGGCCGCCGCCGGTGAGCAGGTAGACGCTGTTGAAGTCGCCGAGCGTCCAGATCATCGAGAGCAGCGTGCAGGTGATGTAGAGCGTCTGCAGCGACGGCCATGTGATGTAGCGGAATTTCTGCCACCAGCTCGCGCCGTCGACTTCGGCGGCTTCGAACAGATCATGCGCGATCGCAAGCCGGCCGGTCATCAGGATCAGCGTCCAGAACGGCAGCGACTTCCAGATGTGCACGCCAATCGCCATGGTCAGCGCGACCGTCGGGTCGTTCAGCCAGTTCGGGCCGTCGTCGCCGGTTAAAGAGAAGATGAGGTGGTTGATCACGCCCCATTCGGGATTGAGCATGAAACGCACCGACAGGATGGTCGGGATCGACGGCACCGCCCACGGCAGGATGAAGATCACCGAGAGCCATCTGATCCAGGTGCGCTGCTGCGCGAAGAAGCCGGACAGGAACAGCGCGATCAGCATCTTGATGTTGATGCCGATGACCAGGAAAATCAGCGTGTTGACCGCGGCGCGCGCGAAGATCGGATCGTTGTAGAGCGCGACATAGTTGGACGGAGCGCGCGCCAGCCAAAGCCCGTAGCAGACGGGATAGACGACGAAGGCAAGGAAAACGAGCAGATAGGGTACGACCAGCACGATCCCCCAGACCTGCGCCGGGGTCAGCCGCGACGACAGAGGCGGCGCGGGAAGTGCCTGATCGCTGGAGAGCGTAATCGCCATACTTTCGAACTCTTCAAACGAGTGCCGGCCGCGAATGCGGCCGGCGTTGTTTTAACACCTCTCCCCACCACGTGGGGAGAGGCAAGGATGGTTTAGCCCGCGACCTGCTTGATGCGGGCGATCAGTTCGTCCACGGCCTTGTCGACCGGAACCTTCTCGCTCACGACCCGGTTCATCGCCTTGGCCCACACGTTCTCGTTGTTGAGGATGGTGAACTTCCAGTTCTTGGTGAAGTCGAACGGCGCGGTGCCGCCGGTGAACTGAGCGTAAACCGCCTTGCGATGCCTGTCGGCCTGCCAGAACGGGCTCTCCTGGCTCGCCTTGGTCACCGGGAACCAGCGGCCGAGCGCACCCTCGATATAGGGACGGACGTTCTCTTCCTGAAGCAGGAAGCTGATGAACTGCTTGGCCTCCGGCTTGTTCTTGGCCGCGGTGAAGATCAGCCCGGTCTTGACGTCGGAGCGATAGCGGATGGTCGAACCGTCGGGTGCCTTCGGGAACGACGCGGTGATGATGTCCTCGCCATAAGCCTTCCTGCCGGCTTCGCGCTGCTCAGGCGTGAGCGCCTGATTCTGCGAGTCCTCGTACCATTTCGCCGCGATCGAGATCGTGAAATTGTGGGTCATCACGATCGTCTTGTTGTGGAAGGCGACGTTGTTGTCGGGATCCTTCCAGGTCGTCGAGGAGGGCGGCGTGCAGCCCTTGATATAGGTGTCGGTGTAGTCCTTCATCGCCTTGATCAGGCCGTCGCGGACCTTGGGATCGTCCACCGTGAGCTTGCCGTTGTCGTCGACCAGCTTGACGTGGTAGGCGTCCATGAAGGTGTAGAAAGATTGGAAGGAGTCGGTGGATTCCACGCCCATCGGCTGCCCGACCGCATAGATCCGCTGGCCGGTGGCCTTGCGGATCGCCGGCTGGACCTTGTCGCACCAGAAGGTCCAGTAGCCTTCCCAATCGTTCGGGATGTCGCTCTGCTTGAAGCCGGCCTTTTCCAGCATGTCTTTCCAGATCTGGACGTGCATGCTCTGCTGCTTCAGCGGGAAGCCGTAATAGGCCTTCTTCTTGGCGACGTCGTTATAGAGCTTCGAGGCCTCCAGCGTGTTCGGCGCGAACCTGTCCTGGATCGGCTCCATGACGTCAGTGAGGTCCTCGAGCTTGCCCTCATAGGCCCATTTGCCCTGCGCCTGAACGTCGTAAGTGTCGGAATAGGCGACGTCGGGCACGGTTCCGGCATCGAGCGCCGCCACCGTTTTCGGAATCATGTCCTGGATCGCGTACTGCGACAATTCGACCTTGATGCCGGTCTTTGCTTCGAACTTCTTGATCGTATCGAGCAGCGCGTCGTCTTCGGACCGGTAGAAGCCCTTGCCCCACCAGACCGTAATCGTCTTTTGCTGCGCAAATGCGGGTGCAGCGGCTGCAAACAGCCCCACCGCAGCGACCGCCAGTGTAACCGCGCCAATAACCTTGGATTTCACGTTTTTCTCCCTCAAGCCGCCGGTGTTTTAACCGGTCGGATAAAACACTAGCCCATGGTCGCTATCCGATCTAGCGGCATGTTGTCAGACATAGGTCGTGGGGGGCGCGGGCGCGAAGGGATGCTTAACGCGCGCATCGATGCAATCGCGGCATCAATTCGCCCGGATCATTTCGCGCGATTGGGGGCCACCGTCGTTAGTTCGACTTGGCGTTTCCCTTGGCGT encodes the following:
- a CDS encoding carbohydrate ABC transporter permease; protein product: MKLPTLREVATEARLLLIGIPVFIWTMIPIYHMFLFAISPKEDAFSGKLWPDHPTLHNFEIVFKQQHYFLRDFYVQFWNSLVIAAAVGALTLLIATAAAFSISRLRVPGGRIVMNLALFTYFIPAAFLAVPMYRTMGNYGLLNNHWALILAMVTIASPYAIWVLKQASDKLPVELDEAAVMDGATTLQIFRLVYLPLMMPSLVAIGTYAVLLAWNEYLYAFLLLSNDQDITLPVALGNFLAADDSPWELLMTTGFIYALPPAAIYYAFRRYMVGGLTAGAVKS
- a CDS encoding carbohydrate ABC transporter permease: MAITLSSDQALPAPPLSSRLTPAQVWGIVLVVPYLLVFLAFVVYPVCYGLWLARAPSNYVALYNDPIFARAAVNTLIFLVIGINIKMLIALFLSGFFAQQRTWIRWLSVIFILPWAVPSIPTILSVRFMLNPEWGVINHLIFSLTGDDGPNWLNDPTVALTMAIGVHIWKSLPFWTLILMTGRLAIAHDLFEAAEVDGASWWQKFRYITWPSLQTLYITCTLLSMIWTLGDFNSVYLLTGGGPADLTHVLSTLGIRYLRLDELSLAMASIVCAIPFVLPLMYFMMKRLSR
- a CDS encoding ABC transporter substrate-binding protein; this translates as MKSKVIGAVTLAVAAVGLFAAAAPAFAQQKTITVWWGKGFYRSEDDALLDTIKKFEAKTGIKVELSQYAIQDMIPKTVAALDAGTVPDVAYSDTYDVQAQGKWAYEGKLEDLTDVMEPIQDRFAPNTLEASKLYNDVAKKKAYYGFPLKQQSMHVQIWKDMLEKAGFKQSDIPNDWEGYWTFWCDKVQPAIRKATGQRIYAVGQPMGVESTDSFQSFYTFMDAYHVKLVDDNGKLTVDDPKVRDGLIKAMKDYTDTYIKGCTPPSSTTWKDPDNNVAFHNKTIVMTHNFTISIAAKWYEDSQNQALTPEQREAGRKAYGEDIITASFPKAPDGSTIRYRSDVKTGLIFTAAKNKPEAKQFISFLLQEENVRPYIEGALGRWFPVTKASQESPFWQADRHRKAVYAQFTGGTAPFDFTKNWKFTILNNENVWAKAMNRVVSEKVPVDKAVDELIARIKQVAG